The window ACTACGAGGGCCGCCCGTGGCGGCGGCCGCGCTCGGACTTCACGATGGGCTGGCTGCCGGCGTTCGCCCAGGTGGTGGGCCGCCTGCGGGCCGGCCGGGTGGTGAACGCGCTGACCCACGCGCCGGGGCTGTCCCGGCTGGCGACGCTGGCGGCGGGCGTCGAGGACCGCGAAGTCCCGTTGTTCGCCGGGGAAACGCTGCAGCAGTGGTTCGCGCGGCGCGGGCCGTCCGGCACCGGCGCCCGCGGGACGGTGCTGCTGTGGCCGGACACGTTCACCAATTCCTTCCACCCGCACGTCGGGCGGGCCGCGGTCCGGGTGCTGGAGGACGCGGGGTGGCGGGTGACCATGCCGTCTTCGGCCCTGTGCTGCGGGCTCACCTGGATCTCGACCGGACAGCTGGGCGCCGCCAAGAACATCCTAGCGCGCACGGTCCGGGAGCTGGCCCCGCACCTGCATTCCGGCGGCCTGGTGGTGGGGCTGGAGCCCAGCTGCACGGCGGTGTTCCGGTCCGACGCGCCCGAGCTGTTCCCGGGCGACCAGGACGTCCGGCGGCTGCGCGCGCAGACGGTCACCCTCGCCGAGCTGCTCACCGAGCACTCCCCCGGCTACCGGCCCCCGCGGCTGGACGCGAAGGCGATCGCCCAGGTGCACTGCCACCAGCACGCGGTGCTGGGCTGGGACGCCGACGCAAGCCTGCTGAAGGCGGCCGGCGTCGACGCGGAGCACCTCGACTCCGGCTGCTGCGGCCTGGCCGGCAACTTCGGCTTCGAGAAGGGCCACCTCGAGGTGTCCGAGGCCTGCGCGGAGCGCGTCCTGCTGCCCCGGGTGCGATCGGCACCCGAGGACACGGCGGTACTGGCCGACGGCTTCAGCTGCCGGACGCAGCTGCACCAGCTGAACAGCGGCGGGCGGGAAGGGGTGCATCTGGCGGAGTTGCTGGCGAGTGGGCTCGACGGTGCGGAAGAGTCACCGCGGAGGAAGCGCACGGCGTCGGTCGCGGCCGCGGCGCTCGCGGTGAGCGCGGCGGCGGGCCTCGCCGTCGCGCGACGGCGAGGTGCGCGATGAGCCGGCGGGCCGCCGGGATCGGACTCTGCCTGGCTCAGTCGCCCGCCCAGGCCGTCAGCCGCCGGACCGCCGCCACCGGACGCGGCCCAGTCCGCCGGAGGGCCGCCCGGTGACCCGCCGCGTCGATGCGGCTCGCCCGGCGAAACGGATCGCGCGAGCCCGGCTCGTCTGGGCCGGCGGCGTACTCCTCGGCTCGCGAGTCCTGCCCGTCCCGCGGAAAGTGGCTCTCGTCCTCGCCGCGCGTCACCTCGTGCAGGGCGCCGCCGCCCTGCGGCGGCCGGACGGGGTGGTCGCCCGGTGGGGCTGGACCGCCGATGTCGCGCACAGCCTCAGCATGGTCGGCCTGGCCGCGCTGTCCCGGCGATGGCGCGCGGCCGCGCTGGCGAACGCCGTCGTCGCGGCCGGCTGGGCCCGTGCGGCCCGAATCCGCACCGGAGAACGGAGGTAACCATGTCCGACCACACGCAAGTCGTCGTCGTGACCGGGGCGAGTGGCGGAATCGGCCGGGCCGTCGCGCGGGCCTTCGGCGCTCGGCACGCCCGCGTCGCCCTGCTCGCCCGCGGCGAAAAAGGCCTGCGAGAAGCCGCCGAGGACGTCACCCGCGGTGGCGGGACCGCTCTCGAAATCCCCACCGACGTCGCCGACTTCGACCAGGTCGAGGCCGCCGCCGAGCGGGCCGAACAGGAGCTGGGCCCGATCGACGTCTGGGTCAACGTCGCCTTCACCTCGGTGTTCGCGCCCTTCAGCGAGATCGAGCCCGACGAGTTCCGGCGCGTCACCGAGGTCAGCTACCTGGGCTACGTCCACGGGACCATGGCCGCCCTGCGCCGCATGAAGGCCCGCGACCGCGGCACGATCGTGCAGGTCGGCTCGGCACTCGCCTACCGCGGGATCCCCTTGCAGAGCGCGTATTGCGGCGCGAAGCACGCCATCCAGGGCTTCAACGAGGCGCTGCGTTGCGAGCTGCTGCACGAGGGCAGCCACGTCCGGACGACCATGGTGCAGATGCCGGCCGTCAACACGCCGCAGTTCTCGTGGGTGCTCTCGAAGCTGCCGGACCACGCGCAGCCGGTGCCGCCGATCTACCAGCCGGAGGTCGCCGCCCGCGCCGTCCTGCACGCCGCCGACCACCCGCGCCGGCGCGAGTACTGGGTGGGCGGCAGCACCGTCGGCACGCTGATCGCGAACGCCGTCGCGCCCGGCGTCCTCGACCGCTACCTCGCGAAGACCGGGTTCAAATCCCAGCAGACCGGCGAAGCGAAACCCGCCGACCAGCCCGCCAACCTGTGGGCCCCGGCCGACAAGACCCGCGACTACGGCGCGCACGGCGAGTTCGACGCCAAGTCCACTCCGCGCAGCTTCCAGCTGTGGGCGAGCCGGCACCACGGCCTGCTGGCCGGGAGCGCGCTCGCCGCGACGGCGCTGGCGGTGTGGCGCCGAGCCCGGTCATGACCGGCTTGGCGCCGCATGTCCTGCGGGACTACGCGCTGCTCGCCGACGGCGAACGCGGCGCGCTGTGCGGCCCGCGCGGCGACATCGCCTGGCTCTGCGCGCCCGGGTGGTCCGACAGCGCGGTGCTGTCGGCGCTGATCGGCGGGACCGGGAGCTACACCGTCACCCCGGCCGGGCCGTACGTCTGGGGCGGGTTCTACGAGCCCGGCACCCTGATCTGGCGCAACCGCTGGATGACGACGTCGACCGCCGTCGAATGCCGCGACGCACTGGCCTACCCCGGCGATCCGCACCGGGTCGTGCTGCTGCGCCGCCTCGAGGCGGTCGAGCGGGACGTCCGGGCGGACGTCCGGCTCGACCTGGCCGACGGCTTCGGGCGCCGGTCGCTGCGCGAGCTTCGGCGCGACGGCGACGGCACCTGGACCGGCCGCACCGGCGCCCTGCGGGTGCGGTGGACCGGCGCCGGCGACGCGGTGGCCGGCGAGGACGGGCTGGGCTTCGAGGTGTCCCTGCCGGCCGGCGGGCGGCACGACCTCGTCCTCGAGATCAGCGACCGTCCGCTGCCCGACCCCGTCGACGCGGGGCGGCTCTGGCAGGCGACCGAACACGCTTGGGGCACCTCGGTTCCCGAGCTGGCGGACACCGTCGCGCCCCGCGACGCCCGCCAGGCGTACGCGATCCTGCGCGGCCTGACGACCACCGGGGGCGGCATGGTCGCCGCGGCCACGCTGGGCCTGCCGGAACGCTCGGAGGCCGGCCGCAACTACGACTACCGGTACGTGTGGCTGCGCGACCAGTGCTACGCCGGGCTCGCGGCGTCGGTCGACGAGCCGCACCCGCTGCTGGACGACGCCCTCCGGTTCAGCACCGCCCGCGTCCTCGACCACGGCGACCGGATCCTGCCCGCCTACCGCCCCGACGGCACGCCGCCGCCCGACGAAACGACGTTGAAGCTGCCCGGCTACCCCGGCGGCTCCGACGTCGTCGGCAACCACGTCGCCCACCAGTTCCAATTGGACGCGCTGGGCGAGCTGCTGCAGCTCCACGCGGCCGCGGCCCGCCACGGCCGGCTGGACGGCGACGTCGAGCGTGCCTCCGACGTCGTCGTCCGGCTGATCACCGAGCGCTGGGACCGGCCGGAAGCCGGTGTCTGGGAGCTGGACGACGAGTGGTGGACGCACTCGCGCCTCGCCTGCGTCGCCGGCCTGCACGCGCTGGCGCGTGAGGTGCCCGCGCACCGCGGGGCCGAGCTGTCCGGGCTCGCCGACAAGCTGCTCGCGGAGACGACGTCCCGGTGCCTCGACGCGCGGGGCTACTGGAAGCGCAGCCCCGCCCACTCCGGAACCGACTCGGCGCTGCTGCTGCCGCCGGTGCGCGGCGGCCTGCCCGCCGACGACCCGCGCACCCGCGCCACGCTCGCGGCGGTCCGCGAGAACCTCACCGAGGACGGCTACGTCTACCGGTTCGCCCCGGACGAACGTCCGCTCGGCGAGGCCGAAGGCGCGTTCCTGCTGTGCGGGTTCACGATGGCGCTGGCGTGCGGCCACCAGGGCGACCGGACCGAGGCGTTCCGCTGGTTCGAACGCAACCGGGCCGCGTGCGGGCCGCCGGGACTGCTCGCCGAGGAGTACGACGTGCGGCAGCGGCAGCTGCGCGGGAACCTCCCCCAGGCGTTCGTGCACGCCATGCTGCTCGAGGCGGCCCAGCGGCTCACCTGAAGACCGCTCACGCATACTGGAGGCGTCCCCACGGCCCAGGGAGGCGATGTGAGCGCGGCCCCTTTCGCGCACCCGGCGTTGTTCTACCGGGACGACGCCGAGTACCTGGCCGGGATCGTGCCGTTCGTGTGGGGCGGGCTCGCCGCGGGCGAGCCGGTGGCCGTCGCCGTGCCGGGGCGGAACCTCGAGCTGCTGCGGCGTGAACTGGGCACGGACGCGGAGAAGGTCCGCCTGCTCGACATGACCGACGCCGGGCGCAACCCCGGCCGGATCATCCCCCGGGTGCTGCGGGCCTTCGCCGACGCCCGGCCGGACCACCCGGTGCGGATCGTCGGCGAGCCGATCTGGGCGGAGCGCTCGGCCGTCGAGTACCCGGCGTGCGTGCAGCACGAAGCGCTCATCAACCACGCCTTCGCCGGCCGGGACGTGACGATCCTCTGCCCGTACGACGTCGCACGCCTCGGCGCGGCCGCGCTCGCCGACGCCGAAGCCACGCACCCGGTGCTGATCGACAGCACCGGCCACCGCCCCAGCCCCGCGTACGCGCCCGACGACGTCCTCGCGCGGTACAACAGTCCGCTTCCCCCGGCGCCCGACCGCGTGGCCGAGCTGGCGGGCACGACGAACCTCGCGGCGGCGCGGGCCCTGGCCCACGCGCAGGCGGCGAGCGGCGGCCTGAGCGCCGACCAGATCGCCGACGTCGAGGTGGTCGTCACGGAGCTGCTGTCCAACTGCGTCGAACACGGCGGCGGGACGGGCACGGTCCGGCTCTGGTGCGCGGACGGCGAGTTCGTCTGCGAGGTCCACGACGACGGTGTCCTGGCCGACCCGCTGGCCGGCCGGCACCCGGCGACGCCGGAGCAGCCGCGGGGACGCGGGCTGCTGCTGGTCAACTACCTGGCCGACCTGGTCCGCCTGCACACCGGCGGCGAGGGGACGACGTTCCGGGCGTACTTCCGCGCCTGAGCGGGCTCAGGGCAAGCCGGCGAGATCCGCCAGCAGGGCCAGGTGGTGCCCGAAGTACTCGGTGCGGGCCTGGACCATGTCGTCGAGGCGGTGGAAGACCTCGAAGCCGACCTGGCCGAACAGGTGCGTCCACGCGAACAGCACCCGGTCCAGCCGTTCTTCCGCCAGCTCGCCGGGCTGCTCCTCGATCAGGCGGCGCAGGTCGGCGCGGACGGGCGCGGGCAGCGGTGGCCCGGCCGGGACGTCCGGGGCCTCCGCGACGATCGCCGCGAGCAGGAGGATCACCTTCGACGCCGGGGCCACCGTTTCCGGCGGCGCGGCGTACCCCGGCACGGGGTTGCCGTAGAGCAGGCCGTACTCGGCCGGGTGCGCCAGCGCCCAGGACCGCACCGCGTGGCACGCCGCGAGCCACCGGCCGCGCAGCTCCTCGCGCGGGATCGCCGCTTCCGCGTCGACCGCCGCGTCGCCCAGGCCGTCGTACGCGTCGATGATCAACGCGGTCAGCAGCGCGTCTCGGCTCGGGAAGTACCGGTACAGCGCCGAAGCGACGATGCCCATGTCCCGCGCGACGGCGCGCAGCGACAGGTTCGCGCCCTCCACGGCGAGGCGGCGGCGAGCGGCTTCCTTGATCTCCTGGTGCATCTCCGAGCGGACCCGGGCACGCAGCGACGAGGCGGACACGGCCCCAGTGTCGCACACGCCGAGAACACCCGAACTCGACGAGAACACCGTTCTTGACGCCAGGACCGCAGCCGCCGTACGGTGTTCTTGTCCGAGAACAGTGTTCTCTCCCTGGGGGTTTCCATGGCTCTGCACGTCATCGTCGGCGCCGGTCCGGTCGGCACGGCCACCGCTCGCCTGCTCGCCGCCCGCGGCGAAGAAGTCCGCCTGCTCAGCCGCCGGGGCGGCGGCCCGGACGGCGTCCAGCTCGTCGCCGCGGACGCTTCCGACG of the Amycolatopsis sp. NBC_01488 genome contains:
- a CDS encoding TetR/AcrR family transcriptional regulator — translated: MSASSLRARVRSEMHQEIKEAARRRLAVEGANLSLRAVARDMGIVASALYRYFPSRDALLTALIIDAYDGLGDAAVDAEAAIPREELRGRWLAACHAVRSWALAHPAEYGLLYGNPVPGYAAPPETVAPASKVILLLAAIVAEAPDVPAGPPLPAPVRADLRRLIEEQPGELAEERLDRVLFAWTHLFGQVGFEVFHRLDDMVQARTEYFGHHLALLADLAGLP
- a CDS encoding sensor histidine kinase, with the translated sequence MSAAPFAHPALFYRDDAEYLAGIVPFVWGGLAAGEPVAVAVPGRNLELLRRELGTDAEKVRLLDMTDAGRNPGRIIPRVLRAFADARPDHPVRIVGEPIWAERSAVEYPACVQHEALINHAFAGRDVTILCPYDVARLGAAALADAEATHPVLIDSTGHRPSPAYAPDDVLARYNSPLPPAPDRVAELAGTTNLAAARALAHAQAASGGLSADQIADVEVVVTELLSNCVEHGGGTGTVRLWCADGEFVCEVHDDGVLADPLAGRHPATPEQPRGRGLLLVNYLADLVRLHTGGEGTTFRAYFRA
- a CDS encoding glycoside hydrolase family 15 protein; this encodes MTGLAPHVLRDYALLADGERGALCGPRGDIAWLCAPGWSDSAVLSALIGGTGSYTVTPAGPYVWGGFYEPGTLIWRNRWMTTSTAVECRDALAYPGDPHRVVLLRRLEAVERDVRADVRLDLADGFGRRSLRELRRDGDGTWTGRTGALRVRWTGAGDAVAGEDGLGFEVSLPAGGRHDLVLEISDRPLPDPVDAGRLWQATEHAWGTSVPELADTVAPRDARQAYAILRGLTTTGGGMVAAATLGLPERSEAGRNYDYRYVWLRDQCYAGLAASVDEPHPLLDDALRFSTARVLDHGDRILPAYRPDGTPPPDETTLKLPGYPGGSDVVGNHVAHQFQLDALGELLQLHAAAARHGRLDGDVERASDVVVRLITERWDRPEAGVWELDDEWWTHSRLACVAGLHALAREVPAHRGAELSGLADKLLAETTSRCLDARGYWKRSPAHSGTDSALLLPPVRGGLPADDPRTRATLAAVRENLTEDGYVYRFAPDERPLGEAEGAFLLCGFTMALACGHQGDRTEAFRWFERNRAACGPPGLLAEEYDVRQRQLRGNLPQAFVHAMLLEAAQRLT
- a CDS encoding SDR family oxidoreductase, which produces MSDHTQVVVVTGASGGIGRAVARAFGARHARVALLARGEKGLREAAEDVTRGGGTALEIPTDVADFDQVEAAAERAEQELGPIDVWVNVAFTSVFAPFSEIEPDEFRRVTEVSYLGYVHGTMAALRRMKARDRGTIVQVGSALAYRGIPLQSAYCGAKHAIQGFNEALRCELLHEGSHVRTTMVQMPAVNTPQFSWVLSKLPDHAQPVPPIYQPEVAARAVLHAADHPRRREYWVGGSTVGTLIANAVAPGVLDRYLAKTGFKSQQTGEAKPADQPANLWAPADKTRDYGAHGEFDAKSTPRSFQLWASRHHGLLAGSALAATALAVWRRARS